A region from the Malus domestica chromosome 07, GDT2T_hap1 genome encodes:
- the LOC103438426 gene encoding probable glycosyltransferase STELLO2, protein MLVQDRPASKTPNPSKTQQPFHFSHPKTLISPNWVSFNIFKIATFSLLTLTIATLFFLYNSNDSPSTFLCFKSHLHVPKPLQYPTITFDSIRPISDKSSVYASFRSDRWIVVSVSDYPSESLRKLVRVKGWQVLAIGNSRTPVDWSLKGVIYLSMDDQAKLEFRVLDYLPYDSYVRKSVGYLFAIQHGAKMIYDADDRGDVADGDLGKHFDLKLSNVDVMQERILQYPNENPNRTVVNPYIHFGQRSIWPRGLPLENVGEVAHEGYYGEVFGGMQYIQQGISNGLPDVDSVFYFTRRSGSEEFDIRFDEHAPKVSLPQGMMVPLNSFNTLFHSNAFWALMLPVSVSTMASDVLRGYWAQRILWEIGGHVVVYPPTIYRYDKIEAYPFTEEKDLHVNVGRLIKFLVTWRSTKIRLFDKILELSYLMAKEGFWTEKEVKFTAAWLQDLLAVGYIQPSQKVMNLDKPRTIIGHANQKEFIPRKLPSVHLGVKESETVNYEIGNLIRWRKFFGNVVMILFVSGPMERTALKWRLLYGRVFKTVVILSDSSEDKFGVEQATLDQVYKYLPKIYNRFTSAEGFLFLEDNTVLNYWNLLQADKTKLWITNKVPQSWITSSVNGKDLEWLSKQANMVKKVVSTMPVHLQVNYKESNPREQSLVMCSSEVFYIPRQFVGDFVDLVGLVGNFEIHNKVAVPMFFMAMDSHNNYDSVLNTMIYKPEASSSNSSSIYSAQVAAVHPWTVSSESDYIKLIRSMATGDPLLMELF, encoded by the exons ATGTTGGTCCAGGACCGCCCAGCTTCAAAAACCCCCAATCCCTCCAAAACCCAGCAACCATTTCACTTTTCTCATCCCAAAACCTTGATTTCCCCCAATTGGGTCTCCTTCAATATCTTCAAGATCGCCACTTTCTCACTCCTAACACTCACCATCgccaccctcttcttcctctacAACTCCAACGACTCCCCCTCCACCTTCCTCTGCTTCAAATCCCACCTCCACGTCCCCAAACCCCTCCAATACCCCACTATCACCTTCGATTCAATCCGACCCATCTCCGATAAGTCGTCCGTTTACGCTTCTTTCAGGTCCGATCGATGGATTGTGGTCTCCGTTTCGGATTACCCTTCCGAGTCACTTCGAAAGCTGGTCAGAGTCAAGGGCTGGCAGGTCCTTGCAATTGGGAATTCGAGGACCCCCGTGGATTGGAGCCTCAAGGGAGTCATTTACTTGTCAATGGATGACCAAGCGAAATTGGAGTTTCGGGTTTTGGACTACCTTCCTTATGATTCTTATGTGCGGAAGAGTGTTGGGTACCTTTTCGCTATCCAGCACGGCGCGAAAATGATATACGATGCTGATGATCGCGGGGATGTGGCGGATGGTGATCTCGGTAAGCACTTTGATTTGAAATTGTCAAATGTGGATGTAATGCAGGAGAGGATTTTACAGTATCCTAATGAAAACCCCAATAGAACTGTTGTGAATCCGTACATTCATTTCGGGCAACGATCAATTTGGCCTAGAGGATTGCCTTTAGAAAATGTAGGTGAAGTTGCGCATGAAGGGTACTATGGTGAAGTATTTGGGGGAATGCAGTACATTCAGCAGGGTATATCGAATGGCTTACCCGATGTGGATTCTGTTTTTTACTTCACAAGGAGGTCGGGTTCAGAAGAGTTCGACATAAGGTTTGATGAACATGCTCCAAAAGTTTCATTGCCTCAAGGTATGATGGTGCCATTGAATTCTTTTAATACGTTGTTTCATTCGAATGCATTTTGGGCTTTGATGCTTCCTGTTTCGGTTAGTACAATGGCTTCTGATGTATTGAGGGGTTATTGGGCACAAAGGATATTGTGGGAGATTGGTGGTCATGTTGTTGTCTATCCTCCAACTATATATAGATATGACAAGATTGAAGCATACCCGTTTACGGAAGAGAAGGATCTTCACGTAAATGTGGGACGATTAATTAAGTTCCTGGTTACTTGGAGATCTACTAAGATTAGGTTGTTTGATAAAATTTTGGAATTGAGTTATTTGATGGCGAAAGAAGGGTTTTGGACTGAGAAGGAGGTGAAGTTCACTGCAGCTTGGCTTCAAGATTTGCTTGCTGTGGGGTATATTCAGCCGAGTCAGAAGGTCATGAATTTGGATAAGCCAAGAACAATCATTGGCCATGCAAACCAGAAGGAATTTATTCCTCGAAAACTACCTTCTGTGCATCTTGGGGTTAAGGAATCAGAGACGGTGAATTATGAGATAGGGAATTTGATTCGGTGGAGGAAGTTTTTTGGCAATGTTGTTATGATCTTGTTTGTCAGCGGGCCTATGGAACGAACTGCCTTGAAGTGGAGATTGCTCTATGGAAGGGTATTTAAAACTGTGGTGATTTTGTCGGACAGTTCTGAAGATAAATTCGGTGTGGAACAAGCTACATTGGACCAAGTATACAA GTATCTCCCCAAGATATATAACAGGTTTACAAGTGCTGAAGGATTCTTGTTCCTCGAGGACAATACCGTTCTCAACTACTGGAATCTACTGCAAGCAGACAAGACTAAGCTGTGGATTACCAACAAG GTGCCTCAGTCTTGGATTACATCCTCAGTCAACGGTAAAGACTTGGAATGGTTGTCGAAACAAGCAAATATGGTAAAGAAAGTTGTCAGCACTATGCCAGTCCATTTACAGGTCAACTACAAGGAGAGCAATCCAAGGGAGCAGAGTCTCGTTATGTGCAGCTCCGAGGTATTCTATATTCCTCGACAATTTGTTGGGGACTTTGTCGATCTTGTAGGTCTCGTGGGAAATTTTGAAATCCACAATAAGGTAGCAGTTCCCATGTTTTTCATGGCAATGGATTCGCATAATAACTATGACTCAGTGCTCAATACAATGATTTATAAGCCAGAGGCATCATCTAGCAACTCTTCAAGTATTTATTCTGCTCAAGTCGCAGCTGTCCATCCGTGGACCGTTTCCAGTGAGTCTGATTACATTAAACTTATAAGGTCCATGGCGACGGGTGACCCTCTACTGATGGAGCTGTTTTAA